The following proteins come from a genomic window of Diceros bicornis minor isolate mBicDic1 chromosome 4, mDicBic1.mat.cur, whole genome shotgun sequence:
- the USP1 gene encoding ubiquitin carboxyl-terminal hydrolase 1 yields the protein MPGVIPSESNGLSRGSPSKKNRLSLKFFQKKETKRALDFTDSQENEEKASEYRGSEIDQVVPAAQSSPINCEKRENLLPFVGLNNLGNTCYLNSILQVLYFCPGFKSGVKHLFNIISRKKEALKDEANQKDKGNCKEDSLASYELICSLQSLIISVEQLQASFLLNPEKYTDELATQPRRLLNTLRELNPMYEGYLQHDAQEVLQCILGNIQETCQLLKKEEVKNVAELSTKVEEKPHQKEEMSGINSIEMNNMRHSDDRKEKLPKGNGKRKSDMEFGNLKKKVKVSKEHQSLEENQRQTRSKRKATGDMLEIPPKMIPKYVSESESTRPSQKKSRVKINWLKPATKQPSILSKFCSLGKITTNQGSKEQSKENEYLEEDLGKGENDNTTNGCGLASPENDVKSVNVNEVKPINKGTEQIGFELVEKLFQGQLVLRTRCLECESLTERREDFQDISVPVQEDELSKVEESSEISPEPKTEMKTLRWAISQFASVERIVGEDKYFCENCHHYTEAERSLLFDKMPEVITIHLKCFAASGLEFDCYGGGLSKINTPLLTPLKLSLEEWSTKPTNDSYGLFAVVMHSGITISSGHYTASVKVTDLNSLELDKGNFVVDQMCEIGKPEPSNEEEARAVVENYADEVSTRVGGNTQPSKVLNKKNVEAIGLLGGQKSKADYELYNKASNPDKAASTAFAENRNSETNNTNGTHESDRNKESSDQTGINMSGFENRISYVVQSLKEYEGKWLLFDDSEVKVTEEKDFLNSLSPSTSPTSTPYLLFYKKL from the exons ATGCCTGGTGTCATACCCAGTGAGAGTAATGGGCTTTCAAGAGGAAGTCCCTCAAAGAAAAACAGACTTTCCTTGAAGTTTTTTCAGAAAAAGGAAACTAAGAGAGCCTTGGATTTCACAGATTctcaagaaaatgaagaaaaagcttCTGAATATAGAGGATCTGAAAT TGATCAAGTTGTTCCTGCAGCACAGTCCTCACCTATAAACTGTGAGAAGAGGGAGAACTTGTTACCATTTGTGGGACTGAATAATCTCGGCAACACTTGTTATCTTAATAGTATACTTCAG GTATTATATTTTTGTCCGGGTTTTAAATCTGGAGTGAAGcacttatttaatattatttcaagGAAGAAAGAAGCCCTAAAAGATGAAGCCAATCAAAAAgataag GGAAATTGCAAAGAAGATTCTTTGGCAAGTTATGAACTAATATGCAGTTTACAGTCCTTGATCATTTCAGTTGAACAGCTTCAGGCTAGTTTTCTCTTAAATCCAGAGAAATATACTGATGAACTTGCTACTCAGCCAAGGCGACTGCTTAACACACTCAG GGAACTCAACCCTATGTATGAAGGATATCTACAGCATGATGCACAGGAAGTATTACAGTGTATTTTGGGAAACATTCAAGAAACATGCCAGcttctaaaaaaagaagaagtaaaaaatgTGGCAGAATTATCTACTAAGGTAGAAGAAAAACCTCATCAGAAAGAGGAAATGAGTGGTATTAACAGCATAGAGATGAACAACATGAGGCATTCTGATGACCGTAAAGAAAAACTCCCAAaaggaaatgggaaaagaaaaagtgacATGGAATTTGGTAACCTGAAGAAAAAAGTTAAAGTATCCAAGGAACACCAGTCATTAGAAGAGAACCAGAGACAAACCagatcaaaaagaaaagctacagGTGATATGTTAGAGATTCCTCCTAAAATGATCCCCAAGTACGTTTCTGAAAGTGAGAGTACAAGGCCCTCACAGAAGAAATCAAGAGTTAAAATAAATTGGTTAAAGCCTGCAACTAAGCAACCTAGCATTCTTTCTAAATTCTGTAGTCTGGGGAAAATAACAACAAACCAAGGATCCAAAGAACAatctaaagaaaatgaatatCTTGAAGAGGACTTGGGGAAGGGTGAAAATGATAACACAACTAATGGTTGTGGACTTGCATCTCCAGAGAATGATGTTAAGTCCGTTAATGTTAATGAAGTTAAGCCCATAAATAAAG gCACAGAGCAAATTGGTTTTGAGCTAGTAGAGAAATTATTTCAAGGTCAGCTGGTATTAAGAACTCGTTGCTTAGAATGTGAAAGTTtaacagaaagaagagaagatttTCAAGACATTAGTGTACCAGTACAAGAAGATGAGCTTTCCAAAGTAGAGGAGAGTTCTGAAA TTTCTCCAGAGccaaaaacagaaatgaagactCTGAGATGGGCAATTTCACAGTTTGCTTCAGTGGAGAGGATTGTAGgagaagataaatatttttgtgaaaattgcCATCATTATACTGAAGCCGAACGAAGTCTTTTGTTTGACAAAATGCCTGAAGTCATAACTATTCATTTGAAGTGCTTTGCTGCTAGTGGCTTAGA gtTTGATTGTTATGGTGGTGGACTTTCCAAGATCAACACTCCTTTACTGACACCTCTCAAATTGTCACTAGAAGAATGGAGCACAAAGCCAACCAACGACAGCTATGGATTGTTTGCGGTTGTGATGCATAGTGGCATTACAATTAGCAGTGGGCATTACACTGCTTCTGTTAAAGTCACTGACCTTAACAGTTTAGAACTAGATAAGGGAAATTTTGTGGTCGACCAAATGTGTGAAATAGGTAAGCCAGAACCATCGAATGAGGAGGAAGCAAGGGCTGTGGTCGAAAATTATGCTGATGAAGTGTCAACTAGAGTTGGTGGAAATACACAGCCAAGTAAAGTTTTGAACAAAAAAAATGTAGAAGCTATTGGACTTCTTGGAGGACAAAAGAGCAAAGCAGATTATGAGCTATACAACAAAGCATCTAATCCTGATAAAGCTGCCAGTACAGCATTTGCTGAAAATAGAAATTCTGAGACTAACAATACTAATGGGACCCATGAATCTGATAGAAACAAGGAATCCAGTGACCAAACAGGCATTAACATGAGTGGATTTGAGAACAGAATTTCATATGTAGTGCAAAGCTTAAAGGAGTATGAGGGGAAGTGGTTGCTTTTTGATGATTCCGAAGTGAAAGTCACTGAAGAGAAGGACTTTTTGAATTCTCTTTCCCCTTCTACATCTCCTACATCTACGCCTTACTTGCTATTTTATAAGAAATTATAG